One genomic window of Xanthobacter dioxanivorans includes the following:
- a CDS encoding branched-chain amino acid ABC transporter permease, with translation MPAPCSLLSTRRAALAAMVALATAVPLAAPVELVDRLTFAAIYGVAGLGVGLLLGQCGILNLAQAVFYGIGAYASAYGCVELGWPPVAGILAGMAVSGALAGLIGWPTLRLNGYFLALATLALCIAGGELFFEWDWLTGGSYGIGGIPALDFAIVRFDKPEKFYYLAWGVLALALVLARNLIASRDGLAAQAMRDAPDAAAVLSIDMHALKVKMFVLSAMLGALAGSLFAHYVSFVSVQSFGVERSILFLLVPVLGGARALSGIIIGALFVALVPEVLSAFGEIHHVLFGLALVAVVILCPEGLAGLWTRLRGARRPARRPAPVTTAKEVEHVA, from the coding sequence ATGCCCGCGCCCTGCTCCCTTCTCTCGACCCGCCGCGCAGCGCTCGCCGCCATGGTGGCGCTTGCCACCGCGGTGCCCCTCGCCGCCCCGGTGGAACTGGTGGACCGACTGACGTTCGCCGCCATCTACGGTGTCGCCGGCCTCGGCGTCGGTCTGCTGCTTGGCCAGTGTGGCATCCTCAACCTGGCGCAGGCGGTGTTCTACGGCATCGGCGCCTATGCCAGCGCCTACGGCTGCGTGGAGCTCGGCTGGCCGCCGGTCGCCGGCATCCTCGCGGGCATGGCGGTGAGCGGCGCGCTTGCCGGCCTCATCGGCTGGCCGACGCTGCGGCTCAACGGCTATTTCCTTGCGCTGGCGACGCTTGCCTTGTGCATCGCCGGCGGGGAGCTGTTCTTCGAGTGGGACTGGCTCACCGGCGGCTCCTACGGCATCGGCGGCATCCCGGCGCTGGACTTCGCCATCGTGCGCTTCGACAAGCCGGAGAAATTCTATTACCTCGCCTGGGGCGTCCTCGCGCTGGCCCTTGTCCTGGCGCGCAACCTCATCGCCTCGCGCGACGGCCTCGCCGCCCAGGCCATGCGCGATGCGCCCGATGCCGCGGCGGTGCTCTCCATCGACATGCACGCCCTCAAGGTGAAGATGTTCGTGCTGAGCGCCATGCTCGGCGCCCTCGCCGGCTCGCTCTTCGCCCATTATGTCAGCTTCGTCAGCGTGCAGAGTTTCGGGGTGGAGCGCTCCATCCTGTTCCTGCTCGTGCCGGTGCTGGGAGGGGCGCGCGCGCTCTCCGGCATCATCATCGGCGCCCTGTTCGTGGCGCTGGTGCCGGAGGTGCTGAGCGCGTTCGGCGAGATCCACCATGTGCTGTTCGGCCTCGCTTTGGTGGCGGTGGTGATCCTGTGCCCGGAGGGCCTCGCGGGGCTGTGGACGCGCCTGCGCGGGGCGCGGCGCCCGGCGCGCCGGCCCGCGCCCGTGACGACGGCGAAGGAGGTGGAACATGTCGCATGA
- a CDS encoding ABC transporter ATP-binding protein, giving the protein MSHDAAFFAVEGVARSFGGFQVLADVSLAIGQGEVVGLLGPNGSGKTTLFNIATGFLPPSAGAIRFRGRDISVLSVQDRSRLGVVRTFQTPKVFEGLTVRDNVALGFYRQMRAGLVEGLFGAPRARREVADAREASEPLLARFGLKDLADTAAARLTAGQRRNLEVARALAGAPRLLMLDEPSTGLTRDEAVALGDMLLDLSAEGMTIFVVSHDMEFLRIVGRAHVLYFGRIIASGTLAEIQADPQVRQIYFGS; this is encoded by the coding sequence ATGTCGCATGATGCGGCCTTCTTCGCGGTGGAGGGCGTGGCGCGCAGCTTCGGCGGCTTCCAGGTGCTCGCCGACGTGTCCCTCGCCATCGGTCAGGGTGAGGTCGTGGGCCTGCTCGGGCCGAACGGATCGGGAAAGACGACGCTCTTCAACATCGCCACCGGCTTCCTGCCGCCTTCCGCCGGAGCCATCCGCTTCCGCGGCAGGGACATCTCGGTCTTGAGCGTTCAGGACCGCAGTCGCCTCGGCGTGGTGCGTACCTTCCAGACGCCCAAGGTGTTCGAGGGCCTCACCGTGCGGGACAATGTGGCCCTGGGCTTCTACCGGCAGATGCGGGCAGGCCTGGTGGAGGGCCTGTTCGGCGCCCCGCGCGCCCGGCGCGAGGTGGCCGACGCACGGGAGGCGAGCGAGCCGCTGCTGGCGCGGTTCGGCCTGAAGGACCTCGCCGACACGGCGGCGGCGCGGCTCACCGCCGGGCAGCGGCGCAACCTGGAGGTCGCCCGCGCGCTCGCCGGCGCGCCCCGCCTGCTCATGCTCGACGAGCCTTCCACCGGCCTGACGCGGGACGAGGCCGTGGCGCTGGGCGACATGCTGCTCGACCTCAGTGCGGAGGGCATGACCATTTTCGTGGTCTCCCACGACATGGAATTCCTGCGCATCGTGGGCCGTGCCCATGTGCTCTATTTCGGCCGCATTATCGCCTCGGGCACCCTGGCCGAGATCCAAGCCGATCCGCAGGTGCGGCAGATCTATTTCGGCAGCTGA
- a CDS encoding CobW C-terminal domain-containing protein: MWLSALLHAHGARIVRVKGLLRTTAGRNALVLHGVQHMMHPPRHLSEAEDDGSPGFLVFITQGIDKARIIASLDAFLRAAQRLAPPASTGTRLECA; this comes from the coding sequence ATGTGGCTCTCCGCCCTGCTCCATGCCCATGGCGCGAGGATCGTCCGGGTCAAGGGCCTGCTGCGCACCACCGCCGGACGCAACGCATTGGTGCTGCACGGCGTCCAGCACATGATGCATCCGCCCCGCCACCTCAGCGAGGCGGAGGACGACGGCAGCCCGGGTTTTCTGGTCTTCATCACGCAGGGCATCGACAAGGCGCGGATCATCGCAAGTCTCGATGCCTTCCTTCGTGCGGCGCAACGCCTCGCGCCACCGGCGTCCACCGGGACCCGCTTGGAATGCGCCTAG
- a CDS encoding fumarylacetoacetate hydrolase family protein, producing MRLVSYALDGRTGLALRTTGGLRDLGPRRLEDILATGPGALAALAGVDGPILDAAAVAYRPVLARPGKILCIGLNYVDHAAESPYLKVPDYPAVFPRFSSSLIGHGAPIIRPTVSHDLDFEGEVAVIIGRTGRHIAKADALAHVAGYSIFNDASIRDYQFKSAQWTVGKNFDATGPFGPDFVTAEELPPGAHGLRIETRLNGAVVQSASTADMCFDVATLVSVVSEVMTLEAGDVIMTGTPAGVGFARKPPLYMRDGDVCEVEVEGLGVLRNPVRDEVASLDAAAA from the coding sequence ATGCGTCTGGTTTCCTATGCTCTGGATGGCCGAACCGGCCTGGCGCTGCGCACCACCGGCGGGCTGAGAGACCTCGGCCCACGCCGCCTGGAAGACATCCTCGCCACCGGTCCCGGGGCGCTGGCGGCCCTCGCCGGTGTGGACGGGCCGATCCTCGATGCGGCGGCGGTCGCCTACCGCCCCGTGCTCGCCCGGCCCGGCAAGATCCTGTGCATCGGCCTCAACTACGTGGACCACGCGGCCGAAAGCCCCTACCTGAAGGTGCCGGACTATCCGGCCGTGTTCCCGCGCTTCTCCTCCAGCCTCATCGGCCACGGCGCGCCCATCATCCGCCCGACGGTGTCGCATGACCTCGACTTCGAGGGTGAGGTGGCGGTGATCATCGGACGCACCGGCCGCCACATCGCCAAGGCCGACGCGCTCGCCCACGTGGCTGGCTACTCCATCTTCAACGACGCCTCCATCCGCGACTACCAGTTCAAGTCGGCGCAATGGACCGTCGGCAAGAATTTCGACGCCACCGGCCCCTTCGGCCCGGACTTCGTCACGGCGGAAGAACTGCCTCCGGGCGCCCACGGGCTGAGGATCGAGACCCGGCTCAACGGCGCGGTGGTGCAGAGCGCCTCCACCGCCGACATGTGCTTCGACGTGGCGACCCTCGTCTCCGTCGTGAGCGAGGTCATGACTCTGGAGGCCGGCGACGTCATCATGACCGGCACGCCCGCCGGCGTCGGCTTCGCCCGCAAGCCACCCTTGTACATGCGCGACGGCGACGTGTGCGAGGTGGAGGTGGAAGGCCTCGGCGTCCTGCGCAACCCGGTCCGCGACGAGGTGGCCTCCCTCGACGCCGCCGCCGCCTGA
- a CDS encoding SDR family NAD(P)-dependent oxidoreductase, producing the protein MDLSGKVVVVTGAESGIGRAIATAAAAAGAAVVLAGIAAERLGEAAGHIGAEGGRVLAVPTDVRDPAAVEHLFAAAVERFGRIDGAVANAGIIGVRKAVIDLAPEDLAAVLAVNLTGTFLTLAAAARRLIAQGGGGSLIATGSSTALKPVPGLAPYAASKGGVHALMHALALELAPWRIRVNTLVPGTTATEATRAMPGYLDEVARALPLGAVTEPEELARYVVFALSDAAPHMTGTLLKIDSGRTL; encoded by the coding sequence ATGGATCTATCGGGCAAGGTGGTGGTGGTCACCGGAGCCGAATCCGGCATCGGCCGCGCCATCGCGACGGCCGCAGCGGCCGCCGGCGCGGCGGTGGTCTTGGCCGGCATCGCCGCCGAGCGCCTCGGCGAGGCGGCGGGCCACATCGGCGCGGAGGGAGGGCGGGTTCTCGCCGTCCCGACCGACGTGCGCGACCCGGCGGCGGTGGAGCATCTGTTCGCCGCCGCCGTCGAGCGCTTCGGGCGGATCGACGGCGCGGTGGCGAACGCCGGCATCATCGGCGTGCGCAAGGCGGTCATCGATCTTGCCCCGGAAGACCTCGCGGCGGTGCTGGCGGTCAATCTCACCGGCACTTTCCTCACCCTCGCCGCGGCCGCACGCCGCCTCATCGCCCAGGGAGGCGGCGGCTCGCTCATCGCCACGGGCTCCTCCACGGCGCTGAAGCCGGTCCCCGGCCTCGCCCCCTATGCCGCGTCCAAGGGCGGGGTCCATGCCCTCATGCACGCCCTCGCCCTGGAACTCGCCCCCTGGCGCATCCGCGTCAACACCCTGGTGCCGGGAACCACCGCGACCGAGGCGACGCGCGCCATGCCGGGCTATCTCGACGAGGTGGCCCGCGCCCTGCCCCTCGGCGCCGTGACCGAGCCGGAGGAGCTGGCGCGCTACGTGGTGTTCGCCCTGAGCGACGCCGCCCCGCACATGACCGGCACCCTGCTGAAGATCGATTCCGGCCGCACCCTCTGA
- a CDS encoding branched-chain amino acid ABC transporter permease encodes MTAALFVQALFAGLTNGFVYALVGLGIAVIFKGSRTVNVVQGEFVVIGALVVVGLLDAAGLPYPVAALAGIVGGLLLGSFTEVAFIRPLIRRRAGEDALLLVSIGLAVAMSAAVLYVAGRGSYLLPAVGGNAVVNLAGATVRVHALFLIASGAALVLGLAWFFRHTMLGLSMMAAAMEPDGATVTGIDTERMRTLTFALGGALGAAAGILVAPLTEVNYQMGLALTLKGFAAAVLGGLANPLGAVAGGILIAMVEAFGIVFIASGYKNVFAMSVLILVMVLLPNGLLGRRARAGG; translated from the coding sequence ATGACTGCGGCCTTGTTCGTCCAGGCGCTGTTCGCAGGCCTTACCAACGGATTCGTCTATGCGCTCGTGGGCCTCGGCATCGCCGTGATCTTCAAGGGCAGCCGCACGGTGAACGTGGTGCAGGGCGAGTTCGTCGTCATCGGCGCGCTCGTCGTGGTGGGGCTGCTCGATGCCGCGGGCCTGCCCTATCCGGTGGCGGCCCTCGCGGGCATCGTCGGTGGCCTCCTGCTCGGAAGCTTCACCGAGGTCGCCTTCATCCGCCCGCTGATCCGCCGACGGGCCGGGGAGGACGCGCTGCTGCTCGTCTCCATCGGCCTCGCGGTGGCGATGTCCGCAGCCGTGCTCTACGTGGCCGGCCGCGGGTCCTACCTCCTGCCCGCCGTGGGCGGGAACGCGGTGGTGAACCTCGCCGGGGCCACGGTGCGGGTGCATGCGCTGTTCCTCATCGCCAGCGGCGCGGCTCTGGTCCTCGGGCTCGCCTGGTTCTTCCGCCACACCATGCTGGGTCTCTCCATGATGGCGGCGGCCATGGAGCCGGACGGCGCCACGGTGACCGGCATCGACACCGAGCGCATGCGCACCCTCACCTTCGCCTTGGGCGGGGCCCTGGGTGCGGCCGCCGGCATCCTGGTCGCCCCCCTCACCGAGGTGAATTACCAGATGGGCCTCGCCTTGACCCTCAAGGGCTTCGCCGCGGCGGTGCTGGGCGGCCTCGCCAATCCCCTCGGGGCCGTCGCCGGCGGCATCCTCATCGCCATGGTGGAGGCGTTCGGCATCGTCTTCATCGCCTCGGGCTACAAGAACGTGTTCGCCATGTCCGTGCTGATCCTCGTGATGGTGCTGCTGCCCAACGGCCTCCTCGGCCGCAGGGCGCGGGCGGGGGGCTGA
- a CDS encoding ABC transporter ATP-binding protein, whose product MLEIEAVHAGYGALPVLEAIGFHVEEDEVVGLVGPNGAGKTTLVRALAGLLRPSAGAIRFAGHDVTAEPGHRRAGEGMAFVLDNRALFSELTVRQNLALAERMGRRSGRLKCFSDDAELFDLLPVVRERIDTPVQLLSGGQQQMVAIARALLLRPRLLVMDEPSAGLAPLIVKHILELLHRLKGRGIGILVVEQNVRLIAEVADRGYVMSLGRLVHEVPRGAWRSLLEDERLVHAYLGG is encoded by the coding sequence ATGCTGGAAATCGAAGCGGTCCACGCCGGCTATGGGGCGCTCCCGGTGCTCGAGGCCATCGGCTTCCATGTGGAGGAGGACGAGGTGGTGGGGCTCGTGGGTCCCAACGGCGCCGGCAAGACCACGCTGGTGCGTGCCCTTGCCGGCCTGCTGCGGCCGAGCGCCGGCGCCATCCGCTTCGCCGGGCACGACGTCACGGCCGAGCCCGGCCACCGCAGGGCAGGGGAGGGCATGGCCTTCGTGCTGGACAACCGGGCCTTGTTCTCGGAGCTGACCGTGCGCCAGAACCTGGCACTCGCCGAGCGCATGGGCCGGCGCAGCGGGCGCCTGAAATGCTTCAGCGACGACGCCGAGCTGTTCGACCTGCTGCCGGTGGTGAGGGAGCGGATCGACACGCCGGTGCAACTTCTGAGCGGCGGGCAGCAGCAGATGGTGGCCATCGCCCGCGCGCTGCTGCTGCGCCCGCGCCTGCTGGTGATGGACGAGCCCTCCGCCGGCCTCGCCCCGCTCATCGTGAAGCACATCCTGGAGCTGCTGCACCGCCTGAAGGGCCGGGGCATCGGCATCCTGGTGGTGGAGCAGAACGTGCGCCTCATCGCCGAGGTGGCGGACCGCGGCTATGTCATGTCCCTCGGGCGCCTGGTGCACGAGGTGCCTCGCGGCGCCTGGCGGTCCCTGCTGGAGGACGAGCGCCTCGTCCATGCCTATCTCGGCGGGTGA
- a CDS encoding FCD domain-containing protein, which produces MAQAAGVKVAGATVERGGRTRTAGAYEELRRDIVRSLWKPGARLRFEELKAHYDTGLSPLREALMKLASDGLVELEEHKGFRVAPVSRAGLVDITNMRKELESMAIRLSIAHGDDHWEAGIVAALHELAKRSKLGPDGLVDDEWEARHRAFHNALTAASGSEWLQRFRSQLYDQADRYRRVAVHYMHAPRDDLVEHREIADAVLARDTEAAVFLSRRHLDRTCQILLSSPSHIFGD; this is translated from the coding sequence GTGGCGCAGGCGGCAGGCGTGAAGGTGGCCGGAGCAACGGTGGAGCGCGGTGGACGCACCCGAACCGCCGGCGCCTACGAAGAATTGCGCCGCGACATCGTGCGCAGCCTCTGGAAGCCGGGCGCGCGCCTGCGCTTCGAGGAGTTGAAGGCGCATTACGACACGGGGCTGAGCCCCCTGCGCGAGGCGCTGATGAAGCTCGCCTCCGACGGCCTCGTGGAGCTCGAGGAACACAAGGGATTTCGCGTCGCGCCGGTGTCGCGCGCCGGCCTTGTCGATATCACCAACATGCGCAAGGAGCTCGAATCCATGGCGATTCGGCTCTCCATCGCCCATGGCGACGACCACTGGGAGGCCGGCATCGTCGCCGCGCTCCATGAACTCGCGAAACGCAGCAAGCTCGGCCCAGATGGCCTGGTCGACGATGAATGGGAGGCGCGCCACCGCGCCTTCCACAACGCCCTCACCGCCGCCAGCGGCTCGGAATGGCTGCAGCGCTTCCGTTCCCAGCTCTACGACCAGGCGGACCGCTACCGGCGGGTCGCGGTCCACTATATGCACGCACCGCGCGACGACCTCGTCGAACACCGCGAGATCGCCGACGCGGTGCTGGCACGGGACACGGAGGCCGCCGTGTTCCTGTCGCGCCGCCATCTCGACCGCACGTGCCAGATCCTCCTCTCCTCTCCATCTCACATATTCGGCGATTGA
- a CDS encoding VOC family protein, whose product MTSLVNRLGYVALNVTDLDSAIADATSITGLSIVERSADRALLTSNRQHAELVLHRAGQDAVRAIGLEAPGTAEVEEAAVRARRLGWSIVAEHPSVPAIARAVTIASPEGHVLEIHTPLPEDQPRRHGGPGVHPRRLCHVNLASQDPAAFERLLAQTLGLKLSERTEGCELMWMRAADGRHHTVGIAKSAEPGLHHFAWEFAQFSDFMRLGDLLDTQDRLMVWGPGRHGCGDNLFSYYVDRAGFMVECSAEMEVILDDRPPSVISCPPDLSNIKVVNRWGAPPPRAWIEHMSPFAAPDGLIALAS is encoded by the coding sequence ATGACCAGTCTCGTGAACCGCCTGGGCTATGTCGCGCTCAACGTGACGGATCTCGACTCCGCCATTGCCGACGCCACCTCCATCACCGGCCTCAGCATCGTCGAGCGCAGCGCCGACCGCGCCCTGCTCACCTCCAACCGCCAGCATGCCGAGTTGGTGTTGCACCGCGCCGGGCAGGACGCGGTGCGCGCCATCGGCCTCGAAGCGCCGGGCACCGCCGAGGTCGAGGAGGCCGCCGTGCGGGCGCGCCGGCTCGGCTGGAGCATCGTCGCCGAGCATCCCTCCGTTCCCGCCATCGCCCGCGCCGTCACCATCGCCTCGCCCGAGGGGCACGTGCTGGAGATCCACACGCCGCTGCCCGAGGACCAGCCGCGCCGCCATGGCGGCCCCGGCGTCCACCCCCGCCGGCTGTGCCACGTCAACCTCGCCTCGCAAGACCCGGCGGCGTTCGAGCGCCTGCTGGCGCAGACGCTCGGCCTCAAGCTCTCCGAGCGGACCGAGGGCTGCGAGCTCATGTGGATGCGCGCCGCCGACGGCCGGCACCACACGGTCGGCATCGCCAAGAGCGCGGAGCCGGGGCTTCACCACTTCGCCTGGGAATTTGCCCAGTTCAGTGACTTCATGCGCCTCGGCGACCTGCTCGACACCCAGGACCGGCTGATGGTCTGGGGCCCCGGCCGGCACGGCTGCGGCGACAACCTGTTTTCCTATTACGTCGATCGCGCCGGCTTCATGGTCGAATGCTCGGCGGAAATGGAGGTGATCCTCGACGACCGCCCGCCGAGCGTCATCTCGTGCCCACCCGATCTCAGCAACATCAAAGTGGTGAACCGCTGGGGCGCCCCCCCGCCTCGGGCGTGGATCGAGCACATGTCGCCGTTCGCCGCACCCGACGGCCTGATCGCGCTGGCCAGCTGA
- a CDS encoding ABC transporter substrate-binding protein, giving the protein MRRISCGARRRRVLLLIAGMALSTAGAASAPARAQATSGEPVTIGAILSVTGPVAGVGQPERDGALLAEKIVNASGGVGGRPLKLVIEDDASNPDTAISKATGLIRSTKVRALIGSSNLPSTVAIGGLTDPIRLPQAALSGIGPAVEAKRTCVVHLLAPQELNARAALTYVRDALKAKRVGLLHDSGYGQAVANSLKAVAPEYGVELAQVEKFEIGATDVSAQAAKVKNAGVDVVVIVASSATPFRNVHDLRIGVPVIGSIASSSYDYVRAMGEAAEGVIFPEFLIAEDPLPHQVKFVATFKEAYGRLPKNYEAAGWDAVNLLAKVLAEAGPEADNAAVCAALRKPLRGVLATYDFSAPDMTGLGLSSFSYSQVKNGSFVRLPLPAR; this is encoded by the coding sequence ATGCGACGCATCTCGTGCGGCGCTCGGCGCCGTCGCGTCCTGCTGCTCATCGCCGGCATGGCCCTATCCACTGCCGGAGCGGCTTCGGCCCCGGCGCGAGCGCAGGCGACCTCCGGGGAGCCGGTGACCATCGGAGCCATCCTCTCGGTGACCGGCCCGGTGGCGGGGGTCGGCCAGCCGGAGCGGGACGGCGCGCTGCTCGCCGAGAAGATCGTCAACGCCTCGGGCGGTGTCGGTGGCCGGCCGCTGAAGCTGGTCATCGAGGATGACGCCTCCAATCCGGACACCGCCATCTCCAAGGCGACGGGGCTCATCCGCTCCACCAAGGTCCGGGCGCTGATCGGCTCCTCGAACCTGCCGAGCACGGTGGCGATCGGCGGCCTTACCGATCCCATCAGGCTGCCCCAGGCGGCGCTCTCGGGCATCGGGCCGGCGGTGGAGGCCAAGCGCACCTGCGTGGTGCATCTGCTCGCCCCGCAGGAGCTCAACGCCCGCGCGGCGCTCACTTATGTGCGGGACGCCCTGAAGGCGAAGCGCGTGGGGCTGCTGCACGATTCCGGCTATGGCCAGGCGGTGGCCAACAGCCTGAAGGCGGTGGCGCCGGAATACGGTGTCGAGCTGGCGCAGGTGGAGAAGTTCGAGATCGGCGCCACCGACGTCAGTGCCCAGGCGGCCAAGGTGAAGAATGCCGGCGTCGACGTGGTCGTCATCGTCGCATCCTCCGCGACGCCGTTCCGCAACGTCCACGACCTGCGCATCGGCGTGCCGGTGATCGGCTCCATCGCCTCCTCGTCCTATGACTATGTGCGGGCGATGGGAGAGGCGGCGGAGGGGGTGATCTTCCCCGAATTCCTCATCGCCGAGGATCCGCTGCCGCATCAGGTGAAGTTCGTCGCCACCTTCAAGGAGGCCTACGGCCGGTTGCCGAAGAACTATGAAGCGGCGGGATGGGACGCGGTGAACCTCCTTGCCAAGGTGCTCGCCGAGGCGGGCCCCGAGGCCGACAACGCGGCGGTGTGCGCGGCGCTGCGCAAGCCCTTGCGCGGCGTGCTCGCGACCTATGACTTCTCCGCGCCGGACATGACCGGCCTTGGCCTTTCGAGCTTCAGCTATTCGCAGGTGAAGAACGGCAGCTTCGTCCGCCTGCCGCTCCCTGCGCGCTGA